From the genome of Hymenobacter sp. PAMC 26628, one region includes:
- a CDS encoding glycosyltransferase family 2 protein: MLYIIIPVFNRWRYTRDCLVSLRAQTNQDFRTVVVDDGSTDETAAALAQEFPEVEVVTGDGNLFWTAGVNLGIRRALALGATRVLTLNNDVVAAPTFVAEMLAAAAQNPTAVLGALEFDAATGEVIYAGERLDFKTNTRHDLLDELPAGLRTGLHPVTYLPGRGLLIPKAVIDKIGLFDEKRLPHYLADFDYTSVARRAGFPVFCNYAAQLSTYPEESGQTLTRKHRSVKGYYQHLFGIRGGGNMVNFTHFALKNCPKPYLPYFLLNGYARRLVGYFLH, translated from the coding sequence ACATCATTATCCCCGTTTTTAACCGCTGGCGCTACACCCGCGACTGCCTGGTATCGCTGCGCGCGCAAACCAACCAGGACTTTCGTACGGTGGTGGTCGACGACGGCTCGACCGACGAAACGGCCGCCGCCCTGGCCCAGGAATTTCCCGAAGTGGAAGTGGTAACCGGCGATGGCAACCTGTTCTGGACGGCCGGCGTGAACCTGGGCATTCGCCGGGCCCTGGCCCTGGGCGCCACCCGCGTGCTCACCCTGAACAACGACGTGGTGGCCGCTCCCACCTTCGTGGCCGAAATGCTAGCCGCCGCCGCCCAGAACCCCACCGCCGTGCTGGGGGCCCTGGAGTTCGACGCCGCCACCGGCGAGGTGATTTACGCCGGCGAGCGGCTTGATTTCAAAACCAATACCCGCCACGACCTGCTAGATGAGCTGCCCGCCGGCCTGCGCACCGGCCTGCACCCCGTCACGTACCTGCCCGGGCGCGGCCTGCTCATTCCCAAGGCCGTGATTGACAAAATAGGCCTGTTTGACGAGAAGCGCCTGCCGCACTATTTGGCTGACTTCGACTACACCAGCGTGGCGCGCCGTGCCGGCTTCCCCGTGTTCTGCAACTACGCCGCCCAACTCAGCACCTACCCTGAGGAAAGCGGCCAAACCCTCACCCGCAAGCACCGCAGCGTAAAAGGATATTACCAACACCTGTTCGGTATCCGCGGCGGGGGCAACATGGTCAATTTCACTCACTTCGCTCTCAAGAATTGTCCCAAGCCCTACCTGCCGTACTTCCTGCTGAACGGCTACGCGCGCCGGCTGGTGGGTTACTTTCTGCACTAA
- a CDS encoding glycosyltransferase family 4 protein, which yields MYIGVLAPIATNDLLPSAERDAARSYPKGREGAPLISNLIREYVARGHRVVAITLDDQLGDDDPPFVHEGPNLTYVVVPARSRTFRLNGRRLGRTADFFWFERQQMLAQLRRFRPEVVHAHWTYEFALAGLAYDPQTLVTVHDNARIIFEYVRTLNRLFHLVMARYVFRKGHRFTAVSPYMAATVQPWTKAPVAVVPNPVVIPGRASLVKAPLDRPVLSTVVNGWDDRKNSKNALLAFRAVQQRHPAAVLWAMGTAFVPGEEAEAFCRQHDVQNVVFWGPTPHEEVLKKIAASTLVLHTSLEESFGMVLVEAMAYGVPVVAGQDSGAVPWVVEDGGLLVDVTSVEAIAGAVNRLLSDGALYEQVSTRAVAIVAERFPLGKIADQYLALYAQPATA from the coding sequence ATGTACATCGGCGTTCTAGCCCCCATTGCCACCAACGACCTGCTGCCCTCTGCGGAGCGGGATGCTGCCCGCTCGTACCCCAAAGGCCGCGAAGGGGCCCCGCTGATTAGCAACCTTATCCGCGAGTACGTGGCCCGCGGGCACCGGGTGGTGGCCATCACCCTCGACGACCAGCTGGGCGACGACGACCCGCCCTTTGTGCACGAGGGCCCTAACCTGACCTACGTGGTGGTGCCCGCTCGCAGCCGCACCTTCCGCCTGAACGGCCGGCGCCTGGGCCGCACCGCCGATTTTTTCTGGTTCGAGCGCCAGCAGATGCTGGCCCAGCTCCGGCGCTTCCGCCCCGAAGTAGTGCACGCCCACTGGACCTACGAATTTGCCCTGGCTGGCCTGGCCTACGACCCGCAAACGCTGGTGACGGTGCACGACAACGCCCGCATCATTTTTGAGTACGTACGCACTCTCAACCGCCTGTTTCACTTGGTAATGGCGCGCTACGTGTTCCGCAAGGGCCACCGCTTCACGGCCGTGTCGCCGTACATGGCCGCCACCGTGCAGCCCTGGACGAAGGCCCCGGTGGCCGTGGTGCCCAACCCAGTGGTCATCCCCGGTCGCGCCAGCCTGGTAAAAGCGCCCCTTGACCGGCCCGTGCTCAGCACGGTGGTAAATGGCTGGGACGACCGCAAAAACAGCAAAAACGCCCTGCTGGCCTTCCGGGCCGTGCAGCAGCGGCACCCGGCGGCCGTGCTTTGGGCCATGGGCACAGCCTTCGTGCCGGGCGAGGAAGCCGAGGCGTTCTGCCGCCAGCACGACGTGCAAAACGTGGTCTTCTGGGGCCCCACGCCCCACGAGGAAGTGCTAAAGAAAATCGCCGCCAGCACACTTGTGCTGCACACTTCGCTCGAAGAATCGTTCGGCATGGTGCTCGTCGAGGCCATGGCCTACGGCGTGCCCGTGGTGGCCGGCCAGGACAGCGGTGCCGTGCCGTGGGTGGTAGAAGACGGCGGCCTGCTGGTCGACGTCACCAGCGTAGAAGCCATTGCCGGAGCCGTGAACCGCCTGCTCTCCGATGGGGCCCTGTACGAGCAGGTATCCACCCGGGCCGTAGCCATCGTGGCCGAGCGGTTCCCACTGGGCAAAATAGCTGACCAATACTTGGCCTTGTACGCACAGCCGGCAACCGCTTAG
- a CDS encoding glycosyltransferase family 4 protein, with protein MKILWLAPYPHPLDTQAHPVPWVGALADLLKLEPGVELTILNWTHRLATPVDKFERDGIRFIYLKTPSVRDDILTLYRRRIALVKRYLQIHCREYDLLHLYGSELQLPAMTAGLPVPQLLTVQGLVSQYPRFVPGVVSWLKVLWTLAGRYERRYLPAIHHFSCRTHWDQALVQKLSPGCTVHHNWEVIRPAFFRAPGPRPTGRPQVVFMGGTQVMKGFREVLAAFDLLRQQLDVQLVIAGAADAATVQAAVAGLCHIGPADVVCPGVLGAPALAQLFAESVCLLHPSYVDNSPNSVCEAQVAGLPVVASDVGGVRSLVEDEVTGLLCTLAPASIAAQALRLLSDGALRQRLATHAATVARERHDPATIVNRTLAIYRAVLRDFHKHPAAKAKQLPSKALS; from the coding sequence GTGAAGATCCTTTGGCTTGCGCCGTACCCGCACCCGCTCGATACCCAGGCCCACCCCGTGCCGTGGGTGGGGGCCCTGGCTGACTTGCTGAAGCTGGAGCCGGGGGTGGAGCTAACCATTCTGAACTGGACGCACCGCCTCGCCACGCCCGTTGACAAGTTTGAGCGCGACGGTATTCGATTTATTTATTTGAAAACGCCGTCGGTACGGGACGACATCCTCACCCTTTACCGGCGGCGCATTGCCTTAGTAAAGAGATATTTGCAAATCCATTGCCGCGAATATGACCTACTGCACCTGTACGGCTCGGAGCTACAATTGCCGGCCATGACGGCCGGCTTGCCCGTGCCCCAGTTGCTGACGGTGCAGGGCCTGGTGTCGCAGTACCCACGCTTCGTGCCGGGCGTGGTGTCGTGGCTGAAGGTGCTGTGGACGCTGGCCGGCCGCTACGAGCGCCGCTACCTGCCCGCCATCCACCATTTCTCGTGCCGCACGCACTGGGACCAAGCCCTGGTGCAAAAGCTTAGCCCGGGGTGCACCGTGCACCACAACTGGGAGGTCATCCGGCCCGCGTTTTTTCGGGCCCCGGGGCCCCGGCCGACGGGCCGGCCGCAAGTGGTGTTCATGGGGGGCACCCAGGTAATGAAAGGCTTCCGCGAGGTGCTGGCTGCATTCGACCTGCTACGCCAGCAGCTTGATGTGCAGCTCGTTATTGCGGGAGCTGCCGACGCGGCCACGGTGCAGGCGGCGGTAGCGGGGCTATGCCATATTGGGCCAGCCGACGTGGTGTGCCCCGGGGTGCTGGGGGCCCCGGCGCTGGCCCAACTCTTTGCCGAATCGGTGTGCTTGCTGCACCCGTCCTACGTCGACAACAGCCCCAACAGCGTGTGCGAGGCCCAGGTGGCGGGCCTGCCGGTGGTAGCATCCGACGTGGGTGGCGTCCGCTCGCTCGTCGAGGACGAAGTAACGGGCTTGCTGTGCACGTTGGCCCCGGCCAGCATTGCCGCCCAGGCCCTGCGCCTGCTCAGCGACGGGGCCCTGCGCCAGCGCCTGGCCACCCACGCCGCCACCGTGGCCCGCGAGCGCCACGACCCAGCTACCATTGTAAACCGCACGCTGGCCATTTACCGAGCAGTGCTGCGCGATTTTCACAAGCACCCGGCTGCTAAAGCGAAACAGCTGCCCAGCAAGGCACTATCATAG
- a CDS encoding polysaccharide deacetylase family protein produces MAFAWRSALDRLDERLALARLAAGPERPALLAFMFHVLFEDEAAMNRHEVDPQQRITVRVFEQFVAYFVAHGYTFVAPADVLRGLDPAGKYALLTFDDGYYNNRLALPILQRYGVPATFFISTHHVEAGQAFWWDAVYRHRHRHPLPPAAQQAEYAHLKQLRHPEVDHYLVDHFGAGALQPVGDLDRPFTPTELQEFARAPEVILGNHTHHHAVLTNYAPAAAKYELAACQQALVRLVGAPASAVAYPNGNASAAVRAAAVGAGLHLGATVQAGKNYLPFDRYGVDVLLLNRFLLWGDQDVARQCALFRTDFHLKQLLRFWRRA; encoded by the coding sequence ATGGCCTTTGCCTGGAGGAGTGCCCTCGACCGCCTCGACGAACGACTTGCCCTGGCCCGCCTGGCCGCGGGCCCCGAGCGGCCGGCGCTGCTGGCGTTCATGTTTCACGTATTGTTCGAGGACGAGGCCGCGATGAACCGGCACGAGGTCGACCCGCAGCAGCGCATCACCGTGCGGGTATTCGAGCAATTCGTGGCCTACTTTGTGGCGCACGGCTATACGTTCGTTGCGCCGGCCGACGTGCTGCGCGGCCTCGACCCCGCGGGCAAGTACGCCCTGCTTACCTTCGACGACGGCTACTATAACAACCGCCTGGCGTTGCCCATCTTGCAGCGCTACGGCGTGCCGGCCACGTTCTTCATTTCCACCCACCACGTGGAAGCGGGCCAGGCGTTTTGGTGGGACGCGGTGTACCGCCACCGGCACCGGCACCCCCTGCCCCCCGCCGCGCAGCAGGCCGAGTACGCCCACCTTAAGCAGCTGCGCCACCCGGAAGTCGACCACTATTTGGTGGACCACTTTGGCGCAGGGGCCCTGCAACCAGTGGGCGACCTCGACCGGCCGTTCACGCCCACCGAGCTGCAGGAATTTGCCCGCGCGCCGGAGGTAATCCTCGGCAACCATACCCACCACCACGCCGTGCTGACCAACTACGCCCCGGCGGCGGCCAAGTACGAACTGGCGGCGTGCCAGCAGGCACTGGTGCGGCTCGTGGGGGCCCCGGCCAGTGCCGTGGCATACCCCAACGGCAATGCATCGGCGGCGGTGCGGGCGGCGGCCGTGGGCGCGGGCCTGCACCTAGGGGCTACCGTGCAGGCCGGCAAAAACTACCTACCTTTTGACCGCTACGGCGTAGACGTGCTGCTACTTAACCGCTTCCTGCTGTGGGGCGACCAGGACGTGGCGCGACAGTGCGCTTTATTCCGCACCGACTTCCACCTGAAGCAACTGCTTCGTTTCTGGCGGCGGGCTTAG